One segment of Ahaetulla prasina isolate Xishuangbanna chromosome 9, ASM2864084v1, whole genome shotgun sequence DNA contains the following:
- the TIMM8B gene encoding mitochondrial import inner membrane translocase subunit Tim8 B, giving the protein MAAELGQEAEVAELQRLVAAEEQRARLTAQVHTFMEACWEKCVDKPGSKLDSRTETCLANCVNRFIDTTLSVTNRFAQLMQKGGH; this is encoded by the exons atGGCGGCCGAGCTGGGCCAGGAGGCCGAGGTGGCGGAGCTGCAGCGGCTGGTGGCGGCCGAGGAGCAGCGGGCGCGACTTACGGCCCAG GTCCACACCTTCATGGAGGCCTGCTGGGAGAAATGCGTGGACAAGCCCGGCTCCAAGCTCGACTCCCGGACCGAGACCTGCCTGGCCAACTGCGTCAACCGCTTCATCGACACCACCTTGTCCGTTACCAACCGCTTTGCGCAGCTCATGCAGAAGGGCGGCCACTGA